The Streptomyces armeniacus genomic interval GCCCGTGGAGCTGACCGAGCTGACCGAGCTGACCGAGCGGGGCGAACGGCGTCCGGCCTCCGGAGGCGTTGAACTCGCCGCGTACCGGGTGGTGCAGGAGTCGCTGACCAACGCGCTCAAGTACGCGCCCGGTCGGAAGACCGCCGTGCGGGTCCGTTACGGCCTCGAGGAGACCGACATCGAGGTGACCACCGACGGGCCGGACGCCGCGGTGGCGGACGGGCCGGAAGGGCAGCCAGGCGGGCCCGGCGGGCCGGCAGGGCCGCGCGGCGGGGGACGCGGCCTGGACGGGCTACGGGAACGGGTGAGCGTGCTGGGCGGCGAGCTGCTCGCGGGCGCCCGGCCGGACGGCGGCTTCGTCGTCCACGCCCGCGTGCCCTCCGGGAGCGACTGACCGGCGCCAACGGCCTTGTAGTCGTACGCAGTTGTGCCGGCTCGCTCGGACCACGAGCCGGGGCCGGGAACCAGCGCCATTTTTTCCGCGTCCTTGACGAAAAGGTTGACCACCTCAGTCCGGGCGCGACCGAGCAGTGCTCGCTGCGCCGGGCAGGCCACTCCCGGTGGCTCTCCGACCGCACATCACGAACGTGAACGGTGAAACAGGGCGCGAAAGAAGGGAAATCTCTCATGGGGGACAGCGTCGGCAGGCACTCGACCGAAAGCGCCGAAAGCGCCGAAAGCACTGATGGCACTGAAAGCGCTGAAGGCACAGGAACCGCCAGGCAGGGCGCGTTGTCCCGTCGGCGGATGCTCGGTGTGTCCGGGGCCGCCGGGCTGGCCGTACTGGGTGCCGCGGGGTGTCAGAGCGACGACTCCGGATCGGGTGGGAAGGACGCCGGAGGGAACAAGCCGGGGGAGGTGGGCAGTCAGTCCGGGCGCGGGGAATCCGGGAAGCGCGAGGAAGGCCCCCGCCTTGCGGACGCCGTCCTCGGCGCGAACTTCAACGGCGACCCGTCCAAGGTGACCTTCGCCGAACTCGAGGACGTCTCGGCGACCTGGCTGCGCGGTTTCTTCCCCATGGACGACGCGGACAAGGACTCCATACCCGGGAAGCCGCAGATCAAAATGCTCCTCGACGCCAAGGAGCGCGGACTCGGCACGTCGCTGTCGCTGAAGTTCCAGTACAAGGGGGAAGCCATTCCGACGCCGGGCAGCGAAGCCTGGAAAACGGCGTTCGCCCGCCTCGACAAGGTGCTGCCGGCCGTCATGAACAAAATCGACATCCTGGTGATCGGCAACGAACCGTTCCTCGAGACCCGCGAGGAAGACCGCGACCGCCGCCTCAACAAGTTCTACGAGAAGCTCGCCCGGCACGTCGTCGCGTACCGCGACAAGCACTCCGCGACCGGGACCAGGCTCTACATGGGGGCGCTCAACCACATCGACTGGGAGGACGGGAAGACGGCCGCCACACAGCGCTGGATGGACTTCGTGAAGAAGACCAAGGGCATCGACGGAGTGGACATCCACCCGCACGTGTCGTCGCTGGCCGGCGCCCAGGAGTACATCGACTACGTACTCCCCCGCATGCGTCCTGAACAGAAGTTCCTGGCCACCGAGTTCTCGCTCGTCCTGTACTGGCAGGAGCACATGGCGGACCCGGTGGCCGCCGGTTTCGCGGAGAAGTACCCGGAGACCAAGGGCATGCAGGTGTGGGAGGTGCTCCGCGAGGCCACACAGGAGCGCTTCACGCAGGAGCAGTGGAGCGACTTCTTCGCCATGACTCCCTGGCTCCGCAAGCAGCGGAACTATCTGCGGGAGCAGGTCGAGATGTTCCGCAAGACCGAGCGGCTCGCACTGGCGGGTTACGGCGTGAGCCAGGACGAGGCGATGACGGTGGAGATGACCGCCGAGAAGAAGCCCTGGATGCTCAACAGCCTGTTCTGTCCGTACACCGTGCGGGACGGAAAGGACGGTCTGCCCGGGCGGAACACCACATGGATCGGGCAGTTCCGTGAGCTTCAGAAGAAGTCCTGAGGGACGGGGGCGGATCGGATGCCCGCGTGGTTAACGGAGCGCAGTAGGGCGGACGGCCGTCCTGGCTACGGGAGACGGATTCACCGGCGGGCCCCGAATTCGGTCGGAGGTGCGGTGTGAGTGAGCCGATACGTGTGCTGATCTGTGAGGACCAGCAGCTCGTGCGGGCCGGTTACGTCACCATTCTCGGCTCGGAGCCCGACGTCGAAGTGGTCGGCGAGGCCGAGGACGGAGGCGAGGCGGTCGAGAAGGCCGGGCGGCTGCGCCCCGACGTCGTGGTGATGGACATACGGATGCCCGGCATGGACGGCATCGATGCGACCAGGCTGCTCGCCGGGCCCGACGTCGCCGACCCGGTCAAGGTGCTCGTGGTGACGACGTTCAACGTCGACGAGTACGTGTACGCGGCCCTGCGCGCCGGGGCCAGCGGGTTCCTGCTCAAGAACGCGCGGCCGGCGGAGCTGGTCGACGCCGTGCGTACGGTCGCCACCGGCGACTCGCTGCTCGCACCGGCGGTGACCCGCAGCCTGATCGGCCGCTTCGGCGAGCGCATACGCCCCGGCGGCCCCGTGCCGCCGGACGAGCGGGAGCACGCCGCACTGACGCTGCGCGAGACCGAGGTGCTGCGGCTGATCGCTACGGGGATGTCCAACGCGGAGATCGCGGAGCAGTTGGTGATCAGCCATGAGACGGTGAAGACGTACGTCTCCCGCATTCTGTCGAAGCTGGAGCTGCGCGACCGCGTGCAGGCGGTCGTCTTCGCCTACCGGACCGGTGTCATGGAGATGCGCGGCTGAGGCCGCAACCGGTCACCGCGGCGGGCCGGTTGGCGTCGTGCGAAACAGCGACGAAAGCCCCCCTGCCGGTACACAGGCACCATGCGTGTGCTGATCGTGGATGACACAGCGGGCGACGGGGATCACGGGGGCCGCGGCGACGGGAGCGGTCCTGTACGGCGCGGGGAGTCGGCCGCCGAGCGGCTGGCCGGTGAGCTGCGGCGCGCCGGGTACGCCGTGGCGGTCGTCGGTGACGACGGCGCCGTGCCGCGCCCGTCCCGGCCGCCGCACCCAACGCACCCGCCCCGCCCGTCCGTTCTGGAGTACGCCGGACTCGTACTGGACGCGCCGCGCCGCCGTGCCAGCCGCGAGGGGCGGCCGGTGCTGCTGTCCGCCCGGGAGTTCGGCGTGCTCGAGGTGCTGATGCGGGCCGACGGTGCGGTGGTCAGCGGCGAGGAGCTGGTGGCCCGTGTGTGGAACGGGGAAGTGGGCGCCCGGAGCAACGCCGTACGGATCACCGTCAGCAGACTGCGGGCCAAGCTCGGGAAGCCGGTGGTGGTGGAGACGGTGCCGCGGGTCGGGTACCGCCTGCGGCGGCTGCCCCTCTCTCAGGCGGCGGCGCCCCGTGAGGCGCCTCACGCGGCGCCCCGCCCGGCGCCTCACGGGACGGCCAACCGGCGGCCCGCGCCGTCGCCGTAGAGCCGCGCGTACGTGCCGCCCCGCGCCAGCAGTTCCGCGTGGCGGCCCGACTCCACCAGGCGGCCCCCGTCGAGTACGAGGATGCGGTCCGCGTCCGGGGCCACGTGCAGATCGTGCGTGATGAGCAGCGTCGTACGCCCGTGCATCAGGTGCCGCAGCGGCGCGATCACCTGGCGGGCGGCGACGGCGTCGAGGCCTGCCGTCGGCTCGTCCAGGACCAGTACGGGGGAGTCGCGCAGCAGGGCACGGGCGATGGCGATGCGCTGGAGCTGGCCGCCGGACAACTGGGCGGTGCCCGGGGCGATATGGGTGGCGTAGCCGTCGGGGAGCGCGGCGATGAAGTCGTGGGCGGCGGCGTCGCGGGCGGCCCGGCGGATCTCGTCGTCGGTCGCGGTCCCGCCCGGCCGTCCGCAGGCGATGTTCTCGCGGATGGTGCCGTGCAGGACGAGCGTCTCCTGGGGGAGGAGCGTGACGCGCTCGCGCAGGAACTCCAGCGGGAGGGCGTCCAGCCGTATCCCGTCGAGCCGGATGTCGCCGGCGGCCGGGTCGTAGAAGCGGGGCAGGAGCTTGGAGACGGTCGACTTGCCGGCGCCGCTGGGCCCGGTGAGCAGGATCAGCTCCCCGGGGCGCGCGGTGAAGGAGACGTCGCGGAGGGCGTACGGGGCGCGGTCGGGGCTGGGGCCGGGGCCGGGCGCGCGGTCGAGACCGGGGGCGCGCACCGCTTCGTCCGAGCTCCCGTCGGGGCCGGGGTAGCGGAACGAGACCCGGTCGAACTCCACCACGCCGCGTATCCCGTGGGGCGGGCGCCCGGCGCCCGGCGGGTCGGTGACGGCGGGCTTCGCGGCGAGGATCTCCAGCAGCCGCTCGGCTCCCGCGGTGGCGGCGGTGACGACGAGCCCGAGCTGGCCCAACTGCCGTATCGGCGGGAAGAGATAGCCGAGGAACGCGGCGAAGGACAGCAGCTGCCCGAGCGTCATCCGGCCAGCGGAGATCTCCCACGCGCCGAGCCCGATGATGGCCAGAACGCACACGGTCTCCATGACCTCGACCAGCTGCTCGTACATCTCGCTCAGCCGGTTCCCGCGTACGGACGCGCGCATCCAGGCGCCGGCCTCGGTGCTCAGCCGCTGCTCCTCGTCGCGCTGCCGGTTGTACGCCTGGGTCAGCACTATGTTGCCCAGCGACTCCTCGACGACGGAGGTGATCGCCCCGTCGGCGACGCGCTCCTGCCGGGCCGCGGTCTTGATACGGGTGGCGAACTGCCGGGCGGCCAGCCAGAACAGCGGCGCAAGCACGAACGTGGCGAGGGCCAGGTCCCAGCGCAGGAAGAGCGCGGCGCCGAAGAAGAAGACCGTGCTGAACAGCGCCGACACGGTCTGGACGACCCCGGAGACGACCATCTGCTCGATGGCCTCGACGTCGCCGGTGAGGCGTTCCACGAGGTCGCCCTGGCGGTGGCGCTGGAAGAAGTGCGGCGGCAGCGCCTGTACGTGGCCGAAGACGCGGGCCCGCAGCCGCATCACGAACCGTTCGGCGACCCATACCGCGGCGGAGTTCCCGGCGTAGCCGACGAGGGCGCCGAAGACCGCCATTCCCAGCCACTGCGCGGCCGGTCCCCAGAACGCGCTGACCGACCCCTTCTGCAGGGCGTTGTCGGCCAGTTGGCCGAAGAGGAGGACGGCGCCGGTCTCCGCGAGGGCGGCGACCACGACGCACAGGCAGATCAGCACCAGCCAGAGCCGGTCGCCCTCGGTCATCGGCCAGAAAGCACGGAACGCGTGGCGTGCGGACGCGCTGGCCGAGGAGCCGTCCTTCTTTTCCCCGCCCGCGAATTCCGGTGCGGGATTGGGCGGCACGGGAAATTTCGGTACGGGTGTGAAAGCCCGCAGCCGTACCGTCGGCTCGTCCTCGTACGGAGACACCGCGCCACTCCTCTTCCGTGCCGTCCCTGAATCCCGTGCCCGCGCGCGCCCGGAGGCGGGCCCCCCACTGGGCCCGCCTCCGGTAGGTGTGGATGTCAGCAGCCGCCGATGGGGCGGGCCGGCTTCCAGCAGCCGGGCTGCGCCGGGCGGGCGGGCTCCGCCGGCCGGGCGTGGCCGCCCTTGCCCGGCTTGCCGATGGCGATGCCCCTGCGCGTCTTGGTGATGGCGATGGTCTTACGGGCGCTCATGGTGTTCTCCCTCTCTCGGTGTTGCTCGCGTTCTTCGGTTTTCCGGAATTCCCGGGCGTGGCCCGGGAGATGAATGCGTAACGCATTCCCGTACGCCTCCGTGCTGTGCTTTCGATGGCGACACAGAAGACGTTAGGCGAGCGGCACGTGCCGCCGATACCTTTTCCGATGAGGTCTCGCTTAATTGAGAATGAGAGCGTTTCTCATCTGTAACGGGGAGTTTTATCCGGCACTTATGCGGAGGCGCCTAGTCCGGTTCATCGCGTACGCGCGCTCGCGGGGGGTCTGACGGAAGGGCACCATACGGGGTACCCCGGGCAGTTCGTCCGCTGATCGAACCGCTAGCCTCCGCATGCATGACCGATCCTCAACCCCCCAACCGACCTGCCGGGGGTGAGCTCGCGAGACCACCGGCCCGCCGCGTCGTCCTGCGGCTCGCCGCGGGTGCCACCGCGGCCCTGCTCGTCACCGACCTCGCCACGCGCGGCTACAACCGCTACGACGCGATCCCGACCATCCGCCGCTTCGTGAACGTCGACGTCGAGGCCAACCTGCCGACGTGGTGGAACAGCACACTCCTGCTGGCCGTCGCGGGCACGGCACTGACCGCCGCGCTGCTCAGCGGGCGCGGCGCGCGCCCCGGCCGGCTGTCGTGGCTGGCCCTCGCCGCCGCGACGGCGCTGCTCAGCATGGACGAGTCGGCCTCGCTGCACGAACGCCTCGGCGAGGTCGGCAAGTCGTGGAAGGAGTGGGCCGGGGTCTCGCTCCCCACGCACGCCTGGGTCCTGCCCGGCGCGGTCCTCGCGGTGGCGGGCACCGTGTGCGCCGTGCTGTGGGCCCGTAAGCTCCCGCGCGACCTGCGGTTCGGGCTGCTGGCCGCGCTGGCGGTGTATCTGGGCGGTGCACTGCTGACCGAGGCGTTCAACGGCTGGGCGCACTCGAACGACTACAGCACCGCGCTCATGCTCGGCACGATCGTGGAGGAGGGCCTGGAGATGAGCGCCTGCCTCGTCGCCCTCGCCACCCTCGGCCGGTACGTGGTGCTGGAACGCGACCCGGAGTCCGGCCGCGCGGTGGTCCGGCTCGCGAACGCGTAGCCGCCTCGGGCCCGGGGCGGACCCGAGGCGGTCGGCAGCCTGGCCCGCCGGTACAGGGGGTCAGGCCGGCGGACCGTACGGCGGCCGGGGTGCTGTACGGGCTTTCCGTACGCGGGGGTCACACGCGGGCGTCGAGGCGGTGCAGCAGTGAGCCGTCCGGGCCGAACACGTCCAGCACGTAGTCCTCTTCCGGCGGGTCACCCTGCTCGTGCAGGAAGCCGGTGATCGAGTCCTTGAGAGCGTCGAACACCTCGGCGTCCTCGTTCTTGTCGCGCGTCCACACCGTCAGCTGCTCGGCGCCGCCGGGCCCGGAGCCGCGCAGGATCGCGTACACGTCCTTCGCCCCGCCCGACTCCCGGTAGCGGTCCGCGAGCCGGACCGCCTTGTCGGGCGCGGTGGTCGAGGTGGCGGTCGGGCCGGGGGTTTCGGAATCGGAGGCGGAGGGGCGGTCCGGGGCGGGGTCGCTGTCCGAAGTGCAGCCGGACAGCAGGGCGGCGGCCACGGCGCAGGCGCAGGCCAGCGCCGTCGTGTGGGGGGTACGGATCATCGCGCCATTCTGTCGGCCGTCGCGGCGCGGCGTGAAGCCGCCCCGGCGAACTCCGTTCGCGACAGAGGCCGGTTCAGGGGCCGCCGTGTGCTGCCGCGGGCGGGAAGCGTACGCGGATGGTGAGGCCGCCTTCCGGGTTTGCCGTGGCGTGCGTGGTCGCGTTGTGGGCGCGGGCTATCGACGCGACGATCGAGAGGCCCAGACCCGCGCCGCCGTCCGACGGGTCGCGGCGGTGGCCGCGTTCCTCGGCGCGGCGGAACGGCTCGAACAGCAGCGGCACGTCCCCGAACGGCACCACCGGGCCCGTGTTGGCGACCTCCAGGCCGTACGTGTCGACGCGTACGCGGACGGTGCCGCCGGGGTGGTTGTAGCGGAGGCCGTTGGAGGCGAGGTTGTGGACGGTGTGCTGGAGGAGGACCGGGTCGCCCTCCACGTACAGCGGCTCCGCCGCGTCCACGTGCAGCGTGAGCGAGCGCCGTGCCGCTTCGTCGCGCAGGTCGTCCGCGCAGCGGTCGGCGATGTCGTGCAGGGCGACCTTCTCGCGGCGCTGCAACTGCCGGTCGGAGACGGCGAGCAGCAGGAGGGCCTCGATGAGGCGCTCGCTGCCGTCGGCGTTCTCGATCAGTTTGCGCCGC includes:
- a CDS encoding ABC transporter ATP-binding protein — translated: MTEGDRLWLVLICLCVVVAALAETGAVLLFGQLADNALQKGSVSAFWGPAAQWLGMAVFGALVGYAGNSAAVWVAERFVMRLRARVFGHVQALPPHFFQRHRQGDLVERLTGDVEAIEQMVVSGVVQTVSALFSTVFFFGAALFLRWDLALATFVLAPLFWLAARQFATRIKTAARQERVADGAITSVVEESLGNIVLTQAYNRQRDEEQRLSTEAGAWMRASVRGNRLSEMYEQLVEVMETVCVLAIIGLGAWEISAGRMTLGQLLSFAAFLGYLFPPIRQLGQLGLVVTAATAGAERLLEILAAKPAVTDPPGAGRPPHGIRGVVEFDRVSFRYPGPDGSSDEAVRAPGLDRAPGPGPSPDRAPYALRDVSFTARPGELILLTGPSGAGKSTVSKLLPRFYDPAAGDIRLDGIRLDALPLEFLRERVTLLPQETLVLHGTIRENIACGRPGGTATDDEIRRAARDAAAHDFIAALPDGYATHIAPGTAQLSGGQLQRIAIARALLRDSPVLVLDEPTAGLDAVAARQVIAPLRHLMHGRTTLLITHDLHVAPDADRILVLDGGRLVESGRHAELLARGGTYARLYGDGAGRRLAVP
- a CDS encoding response regulator, which encodes MSEPIRVLICEDQQLVRAGYVTILGSEPDVEVVGEAEDGGEAVEKAGRLRPDVVVMDIRMPGMDGIDATRLLAGPDVADPVKVLVVTTFNVDEYVYAALRAGASGFLLKNARPAELVDAVRTVATGDSLLAPAVTRSLIGRFGERIRPGGPVPPDEREHAALTLRETEVLRLIATGMSNAEIAEQLVISHETVKTYVSRILSKLELRDRVQAVVFAYRTGVMEMRG
- a CDS encoding winged helix-turn-helix domain-containing protein, whose protein sequence is MRVLIVDDTAGDGDHGGRGDGSGPVRRGESAAERLAGELRRAGYAVAVVGDDGAVPRPSRPPHPTHPPRPSVLEYAGLVLDAPRRRASREGRPVLLSAREFGVLEVLMRADGAVVSGEELVARVWNGEVGARSNAVRITVSRLRAKLGKPVVVETVPRVGYRLRRLPLSQAAAPREAPHAAPRPAPHGTANRRPAPSP